In Nostoc sp. GT001, a genomic segment contains:
- a CDS encoding dienelactone hydrolase family protein: protein MPVEQRSHDTNNGSLPYLFSPVSDNAKQPAPLVLFLHGGRDRGTDLNVLLKWGLPRFVDLSDSLPYVFAAPQILAEQTWTDRADDVLALLDELIVSQPVDPARVILAGFSLGSAGIWHIAALHPDRFAGLVPVSGRVPKTLAESELAALKNIPVQIFQGGQDKNLPIEDTENFVERLRKVGGKVDFTVLPEGDHFIADEVYGDPKLQQWLISQNRREISVVA from the coding sequence ATGCCTGTTGAACAACGCTCTCATGACACTAACAATGGTTCCTTGCCTTATCTGTTCTCACCTGTTTCTGACAATGCCAAGCAACCTGCACCCTTAGTACTTTTTCTGCATGGAGGACGCGATCGCGGCACAGATTTGAATGTGCTACTGAAATGGGGTTTACCTCGTTTCGTAGATTTATCCGACTCGTTACCTTATGTCTTCGCTGCACCCCAAATTCTGGCCGAACAGACTTGGACAGATCGAGCCGATGATGTGCTTGCTTTGCTTGATGAACTGATCGTTTCTCAGCCTGTCGATCCAGCGCGGGTGATATTGGCTGGGTTCAGCTTAGGCTCGGCAGGTATTTGGCATATCGCTGCTTTACATCCTGATCGCTTCGCAGGTTTAGTTCCTGTGTCTGGACGTGTACCAAAAACATTAGCAGAAAGCGAACTAGCTGCACTCAAAAACATTCCTGTTCAGATATTCCAAGGTGGACAGGATAAAAATCTGCCGATTGAGGATACAGAGAATTTTGTTGAGCGCTTACGCAAAGTCGGCGGAAAAGTTGATTTCACAGTGCTACCGGAAGGCGATCATTTTATTGCAGATGAAGTATACGGCGATCCGAAGTTACAACAATGGCTAATTTCCCAGAATCGGCGTGAAATTTCTGTAGTTGCTTGA
- a CDS encoding LLM class flavin-dependent oxidoreductase gives MSTTRKFRLGAFIQATGHHVSAWRHPDSQTDAGLNFEHYKEITQTAERGLFDAVFLADSPGVWGGAPETQHRNGKIAHFEPVTLFSALSSVTQNIGFISTASTTYEEPYTLARKFASLDYLSKGQAGWNVVTTGNENAARNFGLEHHPEHSQRYERAEEFVEVVKGLWDSWEDDAFIRDKESGVYFDPDKLHTLNHKGKYFSVKGPLNVGRPPQGYPVIVQAGASESGRDLAARTAEVIFTANQTLADAQEFYADVKGRLAQYGRSPDDLKIMPGAFPIIGRTESEAQEKYEFLQSLIHPDVAWGILKNYYKGVDLSQYSLDDVAPELPSDTNTNKSRLKLVRDLATRGTLTLRQLYLSLATARGHRTILGTPETIADQLEEWFNNGAADGFNIMPPILPTGLDEFVNLVVPVLQKRGLFRTEYEGSTLRENLGLRRPANRFAAKQLDERLVLA, from the coding sequence ATGAGTACAACACGCAAGTTTCGTTTAGGTGCATTTATTCAAGCCACCGGACACCATGTCTCCGCTTGGCGACACCCCGATTCACAAACAGATGCGGGACTGAATTTCGAGCATTACAAGGAAATTACTCAAACCGCCGAACGCGGCTTATTCGATGCAGTTTTCCTGGCAGATAGTCCAGGAGTCTGGGGCGGCGCTCCAGAAACTCAGCATCGCAATGGTAAAATTGCCCATTTTGAGCCTGTCACCCTCTTCTCGGCCTTGTCCTCTGTAACCCAAAACATCGGCTTCATTTCCACTGCCTCGACTACTTATGAAGAACCCTATACCCTGGCACGTAAGTTTGCCTCGTTGGACTATTTGAGTAAAGGCCAGGCCGGGTGGAATGTAGTTACTACAGGCAATGAGAATGCTGCACGTAACTTCGGACTAGAGCATCATCCAGAACACAGCCAGCGTTATGAGCGAGCTGAAGAGTTTGTGGAAGTGGTGAAAGGTCTATGGGATAGTTGGGAAGACGATGCTTTCATCCGGGACAAAGAGTCTGGTGTCTATTTCGACCCTGATAAACTGCATACATTGAACCATAAGGGCAAATATTTTTCTGTAAAAGGCCCTTTAAACGTTGGTCGTCCGCCCCAAGGTTATCCGGTGATTGTTCAGGCTGGAGCCTCCGAATCGGGACGGGATTTAGCTGCACGTACTGCTGAGGTGATTTTTACCGCCAATCAAACCCTAGCCGATGCCCAGGAATTTTATGCTGATGTCAAAGGTAGGCTAGCACAATATGGGCGATCGCCAGACGATCTCAAAATTATGCCTGGTGCTTTCCCAATCATTGGCCGTACTGAATCAGAAGCTCAAGAGAAGTACGAATTTCTGCAATCATTAATCCATCCCGATGTGGCTTGGGGGATTTTAAAGAACTATTACAAGGGTGTGGATTTGTCGCAATATTCTTTAGATGATGTAGCTCCCGAACTACCCAGCGATACCAACACTAACAAAAGTCGTCTCAAACTAGTTAGAGATTTGGCTACTCGTGGGACTCTCACACTGCGCCAACTGTATCTCTCTCTTGCTACTGCACGAGGTCATCGCACCATACTCGGTACTCCCGAAACCATTGCCGACCAGCTAGAAGAATGGTTCAACAACGGTGCAGCCGATGGCTTTAATATCATGCCGCCAATCCTTCCCACAGGATTAGATGAATTCGTTAACCTAGTCGTTCCCGTTCTACAGAAACGGGGACTGTTCCGTACTGAATACGAAGGCAGTACTTTGCGCGAAAACCTGGGATTGCGTCGTCCGGCCAATCGTTTTGCTGCTAAACAACTAGATGAAAGATTGGTGTTGGCGTAA
- a CDS encoding amidohydrolase family protein, whose amino-acid sequence MTEYSRLKTSRSAAIRATLDYPVIDTDVHTNDFTPAFEDYIAKYGGVKLVDELRKTEASRLNSKSNGKDWYQQTPEERQYNRTIRSPWWARVTKNTLDLATYTLPGLLYERQAEQGSDYSVLFPNNVLAPAGASAENRQALQRAVNHYHADIYRKYSDRLTPVAGIPLTTPQEGIEELEFAVKTLGLKVINITGGVKRPIKAIADKYPADKYPEIAKYASYIDFYGLDSEYDYDPFWAKVVELGVPVTTHYGSQGWTGRSSISNYMNNHIGHFADGSEAFAKALFFGGVTKRFPQLRVAMLEGGADWGARVYIHLVDRFLKRNIKALQNYNPALTNADELFEIFERYGAEVTQGHSLDKDELTKTVLGASFSRHSRAPIGSELDDFAAAGIETIEDIRDRWVNSFFFGSESDDRTIATAFNDKTNPLGVKINAIYSSDVGHWDVPDLTSPLAESWDLVQEGVLTEADFKSYVFANPYKFYTQANPDFFKGTAIESKVSNTEFKQVDKSLVVA is encoded by the coding sequence ATGACTGAATATAGCCGATTGAAGACCTCACGCTCTGCTGCAATCAGAGCAACCCTTGATTATCCAGTAATCGACACCGATGTTCATACCAATGATTTCACGCCAGCTTTTGAGGATTACATCGCTAAGTACGGCGGTGTGAAACTTGTAGATGAGTTACGTAAGACGGAAGCTTCTCGTCTGAACTCCAAGAGCAACGGTAAAGACTGGTATCAGCAAACTCCTGAAGAACGTCAATACAACCGGACAATTCGATCGCCTTGGTGGGCTAGAGTTACCAAAAACACACTCGATCTCGCTACTTACACCCTCCCCGGACTCCTCTATGAGCGTCAGGCGGAGCAAGGATCGGACTATTCGGTGCTGTTTCCCAACAATGTCTTAGCACCGGCTGGAGCGAGTGCAGAGAATCGTCAAGCACTGCAACGCGCAGTCAATCACTATCATGCTGATATCTACCGGAAATATAGCGATCGCTTGACACCAGTAGCTGGTATCCCATTAACTACTCCCCAAGAAGGCATTGAGGAGTTAGAGTTTGCGGTGAAAACACTGGGCTTAAAAGTGATTAATATCACTGGCGGTGTGAAACGGCCGATAAAAGCGATCGCTGATAAATATCCAGCCGATAAATATCCCGAAATCGCCAAGTATGCTTCTTATATCGACTTCTACGGACTAGATAGTGAATACGACTACGATCCTTTCTGGGCAAAGGTCGTGGAACTTGGCGTACCTGTCACCACCCATTACGGCAGTCAGGGTTGGACTGGTCGTTCCTCCATCAGTAACTACATGAACAACCATATCGGTCACTTCGCCGATGGTTCGGAAGCATTTGCGAAGGCGCTGTTTTTCGGTGGTGTTACCAAGCGTTTTCCCCAGCTGCGCGTAGCGATGCTGGAAGGTGGTGCAGATTGGGGTGCGCGTGTCTACATTCATTTGGTAGATCGGTTCTTGAAGCGCAATATCAAGGCACTGCAAAACTACAATCCAGCCTTGACAAATGCCGATGAGTTGTTTGAGATATTTGAGCGCTACGGTGCAGAAGTTACTCAAGGACATTCCCTCGATAAGGACGAATTGACCAAGACTGTACTGGGAGCTTCATTTAGCCGTCATAGCCGTGCGCCCATTGGTAGCGAATTGGATGATTTTGCCGCCGCAGGTATTGAAACAATTGAAGACATCCGCGATCGCTGGGTGAATAGTTTCTTCTTTGGTTCCGAGTCTGACGATCGCACGATCGCTACAGCATTTAATGACAAAACCAATCCCTTGGGAGTCAAGATCAACGCCATCTATTCCTCAGATGTTGGTCACTGGGATGTGCCAGACTTAACTTCCCCATTGGCTGAAAGCTGGGATCTCGTGCAAGAAGGCGTCCTGACCGAAGCCGACTTCAAGTCCTATGTATTCGCTAATCCCTACAAGTTTTACACCCAAGCTAACCCTGATTTCTTCAAGGGTACAGCGATCGAATCCAAGGTAAGTAACACCGAATTTAAACAAGTGGACAAGAGCCTAGTAGTGGCGTAA